In Rhinatrema bivittatum chromosome 1, aRhiBiv1.1, whole genome shotgun sequence, a single genomic region encodes these proteins:
- the CISD2 gene encoding CDGSH iron-sulfur domain-containing protein 2 encodes MVLESIARIIKVQLPAYLKRLPVPDSVGGFVRLTVSEWLRLLPFLGVLALLGYLAVRPFLPKKKQQKDSLINLKIQKENPKVVNEINIEDLHLAKAAYCRCWRSKTFPVCDGSHNKHNELTGDNVGPLILKKKEV; translated from the exons ATGGTGCTGGAGAGCATCGCCCGGATTATCAAGGTGCAGCTGCCCGCCTACCTGAAGCGGCTGCCCGTACCCGACAGCGTCGGTGGCTTCGTGCGGCTCACCG TTTCAGAATGGCTTCGGCTGCTGCCGTTCCTGGGTGTACTGGCTCTGCTAGGATACCTTGCAGTTCGGCCATTCCTCCCAAAGAAAAAACAACAGAAGGATAGCTTGATTAATCTCAAAATCCAGAAGGAGAACCCCAAAGTGGTGAACGAGATCAACATAGAGGATCTGCACCTTGCCAAAGCAGCTTACTGCAGGTGTTGGCGCTCTAAGACG TTCCCTGTCTGTGATGGCTCGCATAACAAGCACAATGAATTGACAGGAGACAACGTGGGGCCGCTGATTCTCAAGAAGAAAGAAGTATAG